The genomic interval ATATTAAGGTAAGGATTTTTAGAAAAAGATTTGAAAATGAAAAATTCCGCAAAATTATCCTCTAAAATCATCGATTTTTCAACAATTTTGTTGATGTCAAATCCACAAATATTGGTTGTTGCCATTTTAACCAATTCAATAGGATTGATATAACTCTTGTAATAAACAGACATGAGTTTTAATGAAAATTCCAATTCCCTAAGCATATTTGGGGAGTTAAGCATAACATTGTCAGTACCAAGCAATGGCTTAACACCTAAATTGAGCATTTTATTTAAGGGCGCCACACCAACGTTTAATGTCGCATTTGCTCTTGGACAAACAACAACATTCTGATTTGAGTTTGCAATTAGGTCGATGTCATTGTTTTTGGGATTGGTACAGTGAACCAGCTGATTGAAATTGGTTTTTACCCCCCTAGCAATTTCAGTCACCTTATTCTCATTTAAAGACTCAATTTGATTGGATTCTGATTCCGCAACATGGATTGATGAAATCTTGCCCTGTCTATTGCACTCTTCAACTATCAAATTAGCAACATCCGTTGTTATTTCACCAAAACCGCTTGGAGCAATACCGTCAGCAACCTTAAGAAGTTTTCTAATTGCGGTTTTAACCTTAGCCAAATCTGGATCGTCTCCATAAAAACTATCGTCACGACCCAGAATAACCGGTTTGAT from uncultured Methanobrevibacter sp. carries:
- a CDS encoding amidohydrolase family protein gives rise to the protein MFTISNGIILKGQNLTPVRENIVVDDGKIIEISKDAKEGKIIDIEGAYVCPSFINGHIHIGDSIIKDEGYGLTLSEMVKPPNGVKHRALANACDEDLIDAMKQSMWDMVNSGTSHFIDYREGGIKGVKLLRKSSKDIPIKPVILGRDDSFYGDDPDLAKVKTAIRKLLKVADGIAPSGFGEITTDVANLIVEECNRQGKISSIHVAESESNQIESLNENKVTEIARGVKTNFNQLVHCTNPKNNDIDLIANSNQNVVVCPRANATLNVGVAPLNKMLNLGVKPLLGTDNVMLNSPNMLRELEFSLKLMSVYYKSYINPIELVKMATTNICGFDINKIVEKSMILEDNFAEFFIFKSFSKNPYLNMCNRLETKNILYIINKRVNV